The window CGAACATGCACATCCACTGTGCGGCTTCCTCCGGCATAATCCCATCCCCACACCTGCTCGAGGATCTGTTCCCGGGAAAGGGCTTGGCCCTTATGGCGGAAGAAGTAAAGCAGGAGGTCGTATTCCTTGGGTTTCAACGGAAGGGGCGTATCGCCGCGTCGGACCTCCTGGCGCGTCAGGTCGATGGTGAGGTCACCGGATTGGAGGATTTGGGCCGGCCCGACGCCGCCGGCGGCCGATGCGGGAAGGGAAAGGCCGGCGCGCCGCAACAATGCATGCACCCGGGCGATCAGTTCGCGCATGCTGAAGGGTTTGGTGAGATAGTCGTCCGCCCCCAGCTCCAGGCCGAGGATCTTGTCCACCTCCTCGTCGCGAGCGGTCAATATCAGGATGGGCAGATGCATGTCCTTGCGCAGTTGGCGGCAGATTTCCAGCCCGTCAATACCCGGAAGCATCAGGTCCAGGATGAGCAGATCGGGGCGTTCGCGGCGCACCATTTCGAGGCCGGCGTATCCGTCCCTTGCCGCAATGGTGCGGTAGCCGGCTCGCCGGAGGTTATACTCCAGGGCCTCGACCAGTGACTGCTCATCTTCAATGATCGCAATAGTTGCGATTGCCATCTGACGTCCCTCGCCCGGCGTGTTTCACCACGGTCAGTATCTGCGCTTATTGCCCCATGGCTTCCAGCCACTTTTTCCTGCCGGCGTCCAGCGTGGCGGCGCTGACGGGGAAATAGCCCACATCCAGGATTTCCTCATCCACATAGGTGAGGAAGAAGTTCAGGAAGGCGGCGACCTGGGGCTTGGCCCGCATGATGGAGGCGTCGGAATACAGGAACAAGGGGCGGGACAGGGGATATGCCCCGCTTTCCGCGGTCTCGGCGTCAGGCG of the Anaerolineae bacterium genome contains:
- a CDS encoding response regulator transcription factor, with product MAIATIAIIEDEQSLVEALEYNLRRAGYRTIAARDGYAGLEMVRRERPDLLILDLMLPGIDGLEICRQLRKDMHLPILILTARDEEVDKILGLELGADDYLTKPFSMRELIARVHALLRRAGLSLPASAAGGVGPAQILQSGDLTIDLTRQEVRRGDTPLPLKPKEYDLLLYFFRHKGQALSREQILEQVWGWDYAGGSRTVDVHVRWLRRKIEPDPSHPTRIVTLRGTGYRFEG